From Desulfuromonas soudanensis, the proteins below share one genomic window:
- a CDS encoding DNA polymerase III subunit chi — MTHVRYVKLYKAEKARHLCELAEEFMLAGRRVLIIVQDENQGVTLDRFMWTWKKGAFIPHAYDNGAVDCLDEPVVIGTSERNPSGARILIMGKPCGLAFARQFDEVIDFAELYDQTLAEESRRRYAEFRGAGFELDVR; from the coding sequence ATGACCCACGTCAGATACGTCAAACTCTACAAGGCGGAAAAAGCCCGCCATCTTTGCGAACTGGCCGAAGAGTTCATGCTGGCCGGGAGGCGGGTGCTGATCATCGTGCAGGATGAGAACCAGGGAGTCACCCTCGATCGTTTCATGTGGACCTGGAAGAAGGGGGCGTTTATCCCCCATGCCTATGACAACGGTGCCGTCGACTGTCTCGACGAGCCGGTGGTGATCGGCACAAGCGAGCGCAACCCGAGCGGGGCGCGGATTCTGATCATGGGGAAGCCCTGCGGCCTCGCCTTCGCCCGGCAGTTCGACGAGGTGATCGATTTTGCCGAACTCTACGACCAGACGCTGGCCGAGGAGTCGCGACGTCGCTATGCCGAATTCCGCGGCGCCGGGTTTGAACTCGATGTCCGTTAA
- a CDS encoding 3-methyl-2-oxobutanoate dehydrogenase subunit VorB has protein sequence MSKRLFVKGNEAVAMGAIAAGCRYYFGYPITPQSDIPEYMSRELPRLGGVFIQAESEIASINMLLGASASGARGMTSSSSPGISLKQEGLSYMAGSELPGLIVNICRSGPGLGGIDASQGDYFQSVKGGGHGGYHLIVLAPHSVQEMYDLTILGFDLSDRYRVPAMLLGDSVIGQMKEALVPHPYVAPELPAKDWAVTGKGGRSDQKIVKSLFLGDGELEAHNWRLHDKYRLLKENEVRYEGVELDDAELTVTAFGSAARIAKTAIAMARREGLKVGLLRPITLFPFPEKAFAAATARCKRVLCIELNAGQMVEDVRLSVTRDADVYFYGRPPGAGSLPTPEELLEQIRKHYKD, from the coding sequence TTGAGTAAGAGGCTTTTTGTCAAAGGGAACGAAGCGGTCGCCATGGGCGCCATCGCCGCCGGGTGCCGATACTATTTCGGCTATCCGATCACGCCGCAGAGCGATATTCCCGAATACATGTCGCGGGAACTCCCCAGGCTCGGCGGCGTCTTCATCCAGGCCGAGAGCGAGATCGCCTCGATCAACATGCTCCTCGGGGCGAGTGCTTCGGGAGCCCGGGGGATGACCTCGTCGTCGAGTCCCGGCATCTCTCTTAAACAGGAGGGGCTCTCCTACATGGCCGGCAGCGAACTCCCCGGCCTGATCGTCAATATCTGCCGCTCCGGCCCCGGTCTCGGCGGCATCGATGCCTCCCAGGGCGACTACTTTCAGTCGGTGAAGGGGGGAGGGCATGGCGGCTACCACCTCATCGTTCTGGCCCCCCATTCGGTGCAGGAGATGTACGATCTCACCATTCTCGGTTTCGACCTCTCCGATCGTTACCGGGTGCCGGCCATGCTCCTCGGCGATTCGGTGATCGGCCAAATGAAGGAAGCCCTCGTCCCGCACCCCTACGTGGCCCCGGAACTCCCCGCCAAGGACTGGGCGGTGACCGGCAAGGGGGGGCGCAGCGACCAGAAGATCGTCAAATCCCTCTTTCTCGGTGACGGCGAACTCGAGGCCCACAACTGGCGTCTCCACGACAAATATCGCCTCCTCAAGGAAAACGAGGTCCGTTATGAGGGGGTCGAACTCGATGACGCCGAACTGACGGTCACCGCCTTCGGTTCCGCGGCGCGAATCGCCAAGACCGCCATCGCCATGGCGCGCCGGGAGGGGCTCAAGGTCGGGCTGTTGCGGCCGATCACCCTCTTCCCCTTCCCCGAGAAAGCCTTTGCCGCGGCGACGGCCCGGTGCAAGAGGGTCCTGTGCATCGAGCTCAACGCCGGACAGATGGTGGAGGACGTGCGCCTTTCGGTGACTCGCGACGCCGATGTCTATTTCTACGGCCGTCCCCCCGGCGCCGGCTCCCTGCCGACCCCGGAGGAACTGCTGGAGCAGATCCGCAAGCACTACAAGGATTGA
- a CDS encoding 4Fe-4S dicluster domain-containing protein has translation MPKIVIDESRCKGCALCTIACPRQLLHLSDRINRQGFLPVVITAEELGRCTSCALCAQICPDVAIAVYRQKIQ, from the coding sequence GTGCCCAAGATAGTTATCGACGAATCCCGCTGCAAGGGGTGCGCGCTCTGCACCATCGCCTGTCCCCGTCAGCTCCTTCATCTTAGCGACAGAATCAACCGCCAGGGGTTTTTGCCGGTCGTCATCACCGCCGAAGAGCTCGGTCGCTGCACCTCCTGCGCCCTGTGCGCCCAGATCTGTCCCGACGTCGCCATTGCCGTCTATCGCCAAAAGATACAGTGA
- a CDS encoding cofactor-independent phosphoglycerate mutase: protein MKYIVLLGDGMADEPVAELDSRTPLQAAHTPRMDALAGVAELGLVETIPAGMHPGSDVANLSVFGYDPATCYSGRSPLEAASMGVELAPEDVAFRLNLVHLQAHYGKLYMADFSAGHISTDEARELIETLQAELGDEEFRFTTGVSYRHLLVWKGGKDQLSFTPPHDITHQGIEEHLPKGEGADRLMALMNASQLILHNHPVNERRVRLGLTSANSIWLWGHGRAPKMETMQEKFGVSGAVISAVDLINGIGIYAGLDVIKVPGATGYIDTNYRGKAEAALEALKTRDFVYLHVEAPDEAAHAGNLDDKVRAIESFDELVVGTVLDGLPAFGDYRVLILPDHPTPVARMTHTSDPVPYLLFDSAGAFPPRRPAKGYSEEAAAESGILLPEGHRLMERFISRSLV from the coding sequence ATGAAGTATATTGTTTTGCTCGGTGACGGCATGGCCGACGAGCCTGTGGCCGAACTCGACTCAAGGACCCCTCTCCAGGCGGCGCACACGCCGCGCATGGACGCTCTGGCCGGGGTGGCCGAGCTCGGACTGGTGGAAACGATCCCTGCCGGAATGCATCCGGGGAGCGACGTCGCTAACCTTTCGGTCTTCGGTTACGATCCTGCCACCTGCTACAGCGGCCGCTCCCCCCTCGAGGCGGCAAGCATGGGGGTCGAACTCGCCCCGGAAGACGTCGCCTTTCGCCTCAATCTGGTTCATCTGCAGGCTCATTACGGCAAACTCTATATGGCGGACTTTTCCGCCGGTCACATCTCCACCGACGAAGCCCGGGAGTTGATCGAGACCCTGCAGGCGGAGCTCGGCGACGAGGAATTCCGTTTCACCACCGGGGTTTCCTACCGCCACCTCCTGGTCTGGAAGGGGGGGAAGGACCAGCTCAGCTTCACCCCTCCCCACGACATCACTCACCAGGGGATTGAAGAGCATCTTCCTAAGGGAGAAGGCGCCGATCGACTCATGGCGCTGATGAACGCCTCGCAGCTGATTCTCCATAACCATCCGGTGAACGAGCGCCGGGTCCGGCTCGGACTGACCTCGGCCAACTCTATCTGGCTCTGGGGGCATGGACGCGCACCGAAGATGGAAACGATGCAGGAGAAGTTCGGTGTCAGCGGCGCCGTCATCTCCGCCGTCGACCTGATCAACGGAATCGGCATTTACGCCGGGCTCGACGTCATCAAGGTTCCCGGTGCGACCGGCTACATCGACACCAACTACCGGGGGAAGGCCGAAGCGGCCCTTGAAGCCCTGAAGACCCGGGATTTCGTCTACCTGCACGTCGAGGCTCCGGACGAGGCGGCCCATGCCGGGAACCTCGACGACAAGGTCAGGGCGATCGAGTCCTTTGACGAGCTGGTGGTGGGGACCGTTCTCGACGGCTTGCCGGCTTTCGGCGACTACCGGGTCCTGATCCTCCCCGACCATCCGACCCCCGTCGCCCGCATGACCCATACCAGCGATCCGGTCCCCTATCTCCTCTTTGATTCGGCCGGCGCCTTCCCCCCGCGGCGCCCGGCGAAGGGCTACAGCGAAGAGGCGGCGGCCGAGAGCGGAATTCTGCTTCCGGAGGGGCATCGGCTGATGGAGCGGTTTATTTCCCGCAGTCTCGTCTGA
- a CDS encoding 2-oxoacid:acceptor oxidoreductase family protein codes for MTYDVFMAGFGGQGILLIGNLLSYAAIAEGKNVSYFPAYGVEKRGGAATCTVVISDGEVGSPVVGNPAAALILNQLSMEKYFPRVRSGGFCLVNSSLVAESSVSRTDLDLLLIPVNEMAIEAGDPRLGNMITIGAYAQRTGAVSLDSLKEALREVLPERNHGFIPMNIRAIDSGAAFARDAAPK; via the coding sequence ATGACTTACGACGTTTTTATGGCCGGCTTCGGCGGGCAGGGTATCCTCCTTATCGGCAATCTCCTCTCCTATGCCGCCATTGCCGAGGGGAAAAACGTCTCCTACTTTCCGGCCTACGGCGTGGAAAAGCGCGGCGGCGCCGCCACCTGCACGGTGGTCATCTCCGACGGCGAGGTCGGCTCTCCTGTGGTCGGCAACCCGGCGGCGGCCCTGATTCTCAACCAGCTCTCCATGGAAAAATATTTTCCGCGGGTTCGCTCCGGCGGCTTCTGCCTCGTCAACTCCTCTCTGGTGGCGGAGAGCTCCGTCAGCAGGACGGATCTCGACCTGCTGCTGATCCCCGTCAACGAAATGGCCATCGAGGCCGGCGATCCCCGGCTGGGAAACATGATTACCATCGGAGCCTATGCCCAACGAACCGGGGCAGTCTCCCTCGACAGTCTCAAGGAGGCGCTGCGGGAGGTTCTTCCCGAGCGCAATCACGGTTTTATCCCCATGAATATCCGCGCCATCGACAGCGGTGCGGCCTTTGCCAGGGACGCCGCCCCGAAGTAA
- the xerD gene encoding site-specific tyrosine recombinase XerD, with product MNHQLDIFLNYLQVERGLSKNTLDAYGRDLARYLDFLEGAGISVPGEISPPVILHFLAHLKEFGLSARSRARALVSLRMFHKFLLAEGMVDTNPTTRVEAPRTLTSLPHTLSPSEVERLLAAPRGIVPLDLRDRAMLEVLYATGLRVSELIALRYGDLQLDVGYLTTVGKRSKERIVPLGETAMIELRRYLSLGRPLLAKEGSGTTLFLNRRGKGLTRQGFWKIIKRRALEAGILKNIMPHTLRHSFATHLLENGADLRAVQTMLGHADISTTQIYTHVTRERLRKVHEQFHPRG from the coding sequence ATGAACCATCAACTCGACATCTTTCTTAATTACCTGCAGGTCGAGCGGGGCCTCTCCAAAAACACGCTCGACGCCTACGGTCGCGACCTGGCCCGCTATCTCGATTTTCTCGAGGGGGCCGGGATTTCCGTCCCCGGCGAGATCTCTCCGCCGGTGATCCTGCATTTTCTCGCCCACCTCAAGGAGTTCGGCCTGTCGGCCCGCAGCCGTGCCCGCGCCCTGGTCTCCCTTCGCATGTTCCACAAGTTTCTTCTGGCCGAGGGAATGGTCGACACCAACCCGACCACCCGGGTCGAGGCGCCGCGAACCCTGACCTCCCTCCCCCATACCCTCTCCCCCTCCGAGGTCGAGCGCCTGCTGGCGGCGCCTCGGGGGATCGTCCCCCTTGATCTGCGCGATCGGGCGATGCTCGAGGTCCTCTATGCCACCGGGCTGCGGGTCTCGGAACTGATCGCCCTCAGATACGGCGATCTGCAGCTCGATGTCGGTTATCTCACCACCGTCGGCAAGCGTTCCAAGGAGCGGATTGTTCCCCTGGGGGAGACGGCAATGATCGAGCTGCGCCGCTATCTCAGCCTCGGGCGTCCGTTATTGGCCAAGGAGGGCAGTGGGACCACCCTTTTTCTTAACCGCCGGGGGAAGGGGTTGACACGCCAGGGGTTCTGGAAGATTATAAAGCGCCGTGCCCTGGAGGCGGGGATTCTCAAGAACATCATGCCCCATACCCTGCGGCATTCTTTTGCGACCCATCTGCTGGAAAACGGCGCCGACCTCCGGGCGGTGCAGACCATGCTCGGACACGCGGATATTTCCACCACCCAGATCTATACCCACGTGACCCGCGAACGCCTGCGGAAAGTCCATGAACAGTTTCATCCCCGCGGTTAA
- a CDS encoding thiamine pyrophosphate-dependent enzyme: MEKVFGHPVSLKNVQTHFCPGCQHGTIHRLVAEAIDHFGVQQRTIGVASVGCSVFLYGYFDIDVVEAPHGRAPAVATGVKRVHQDRIVFTYQGDGDLAAIGTSEIIHAANRGEKMTVIFVNNTTYGMTGGQMAPTTLPGQKTVTSPYGRDVGIDGYPIRMAELLSVLEGTAYVARVAVNSPKNLLQAGKVIRRAFEYQVENRGFSFVEVLSACPTNWGMNPLKANERVESEMIPYFHLGTFKDIAG; this comes from the coding sequence ATGGAAAAGGTCTTCGGACATCCCGTCTCCCTCAAAAACGTGCAGACCCATTTCTGCCCCGGTTGCCAGCACGGCACCATTCACCGCCTGGTGGCCGAGGCGATAGACCATTTCGGGGTCCAGCAGCGCACCATCGGGGTGGCCTCCGTCGGCTGCAGCGTCTTTCTCTACGGCTACTTCGACATCGACGTCGTCGAAGCTCCCCACGGCCGGGCTCCGGCCGTGGCCACCGGCGTCAAGCGTGTCCATCAGGACAGGATCGTCTTCACCTATCAGGGGGACGGCGACCTGGCGGCCATCGGCACCAGTGAAATCATCCACGCCGCCAACCGCGGGGAAAAGATGACGGTCATCTTTGTCAACAACACCACCTACGGCATGACCGGCGGGCAGATGGCCCCGACCACCCTTCCGGGACAAAAGACCGTGACCTCCCCTTACGGGCGGGATGTCGGGATCGACGGTTACCCGATCCGCATGGCCGAACTGCTTTCGGTGCTCGAGGGGACCGCGTATGTGGCACGGGTGGCGGTGAACTCGCCGAAAAACCTTCTCCAGGCCGGCAAGGTGATCCGCAGAGCCTTCGAATACCAGGTGGAAAACCGCGGCTTCTCCTTTGTCGAGGTCCTCTCGGCCTGTCCCACCAACTGGGGGATGAACCCCCTCAAGGCCAACGAGCGGGTGGAGTCGGAGATGATCCCCTATTTTCACCTGGGGACGTTCAAGGATATCGCCGGCTGA
- a CDS encoding Slp family lipoprotein, with the protein MPTKPILLPLLLAVVVFSSSCSHVISRQARSEITPGVAFTTVKDAPEEHLGQILLLGGTIVETRLDEKGSTLEIFRWKLDRWGEPVAVDESGGRFLVHSKRLLDPALYQEGRLVTLTARVAGSQTALLGTITYNYPVFELIELYLWDTPFRYGIHPHPYPYFPYYVPPDWPLRGNPYDPGYAPYPWSPYWIRP; encoded by the coding sequence ATGCCCACCAAACCCATCCTCCTCCCCCTGCTGCTTGCGGTGGTTGTTTTTTCCTCCTCCTGCAGCCACGTCATTTCCCGACAGGCCCGCAGCGAGATCACTCCGGGAGTCGCTTTCACCACAGTCAAGGACGCCCCCGAAGAACACCTCGGCCAGATCCTGCTCCTGGGGGGAACAATCGTCGAGACCCGCCTGGACGAGAAAGGATCGACTCTGGAAATCTTCCGCTGGAAGCTCGATCGCTGGGGTGAACCGGTGGCCGTCGACGAGTCGGGGGGACGCTTTCTTGTCCACAGCAAAAGACTTCTCGACCCCGCTCTTTACCAGGAAGGGCGTCTTGTGACCCTGACGGCCCGGGTTGCCGGGAGCCAAACAGCTCTTCTGGGAACGATCACCTATAACTATCCCGTCTTCGAGCTCATCGAACTCTACCTCTGGGATACGCCCTTCCGCTACGGAATCCATCCCCACCCCTACCCCTATTTCCCCTACTATGTCCCCCCCGACTGGCCGCTCCGCGGCAATCCCTACGACCCGGGATACGCTCCCTATCCCTGGTCTCCCTATTGGATCCGCCCCTGA
- the glnD gene encoding [protein-PII] uridylyltransferase: MKTPSQVRTESFFSPELLTDPAIPYPERRQLLLEACRTFLNHHQQLIRDEHRAGASGRQTVGSLTSLTDTLIRNLYRSVSADISEKDFGSCALIAIGGYGRGELNPRSDVDIMFYYSGKDRTFAEQVSERILYLLWDLGLDVGYSVRTERDCLEMAEKDITARTALLDSRFLVGDEGLFREYDRSVFEPVLARNSQNFLRQKLEESERRLRKYGSSVFLIEPNIKEGEGGLRDLHTALWLAQVKFKARSLRELIIKGVVTEQEGKEFEDALEYLWRIRNELHYLSSRKTDQLNFDQQESIARFLGYQDNKKALAVEQFMQNYYAHATFVEHISSLLVTKATIQDEPNSRILGYLTRRTVDTGFYILRGELRVSQADLFERDPAKMMKAFLLSQRHGVPMSVPLKGMIRDNLHRINDRVRRSREMTEGFLEILRNYKGVMEVLRDMHHLQFMNHFIPEFGHIYCKVQHDAYHIYTVDVHSLFAAEEIVKLWRGDYREKKPLLTQVANDIEKRDLMLLAVLLHDIGKGEGKDHCNKGADLVPTIARRLGLNKEDSQRLEFLVRNHLVMAHISQRRDLHDDKLILQFARNMGMSENIKMLYLLTFADIKAVGPDVWSEWKGLLLQELYEKAYAILERGNFQLEVRSEKVRNRKRKVVSLIEEEFGAKTVKDVIKVMSTRYILSHRSAEIAEHVRLLLSRRNRTLAMKVEHEPAGEFTQLTISTLDVPGLFSMITGVMAASGINILGAQIYTQSSGVAIDILHVRSQSGEIIADESKWRKVEETLTAVIEGRLRIDELVKARQRPSFLVDRPRPRFPNRVEIDNEISEEYTVIDIYAHDKVGLLYNITDTLRGLGLYIGVSKISTKVDQVTDTFYIQDIFGQKVTLPEKVEELRSRLLASLDAD, translated from the coding sequence ATGAAGACACCCAGCCAGGTCAGGACCGAATCGTTTTTTTCGCCGGAACTCCTCACCGATCCGGCCATTCCCTACCCGGAGCGCCGACAGCTCCTCCTCGAGGCCTGCCGGACCTTTCTCAACCATCACCAGCAGTTGATTCGGGACGAACACCGGGCGGGGGCCAGCGGTCGACAGACCGTCGGCAGCCTGACCTCTCTGACCGACACCCTGATCCGCAACCTCTATCGAAGCGTCTCCGCCGACATCTCCGAAAAGGATTTCGGTTCCTGCGCCCTCATCGCCATCGGCGGCTACGGCCGCGGCGAGCTCAATCCCCGCTCCGATGTCGACATCATGTTCTACTACAGCGGCAAGGACCGCACCTTCGCCGAGCAGGTTTCCGAGCGGATCCTCTACCTGCTCTGGGACCTCGGGCTCGACGTCGGCTACAGCGTGAGAACCGAGCGGGACTGCCTGGAGATGGCCGAAAAGGACATCACCGCCCGCACCGCCCTTCTCGACTCGCGATTTCTGGTGGGGGACGAAGGACTCTTTCGGGAATACGACCGCAGCGTTTTCGAGCCCGTCCTGGCACGCAACAGCCAGAATTTTCTTCGGCAGAAGCTCGAGGAGAGTGAACGGCGACTGCGCAAATACGGTTCGTCGGTCTTCCTCATCGAACCGAACATCAAGGAAGGGGAGGGGGGCCTGCGCGACCTGCACACCGCCCTGTGGCTGGCCCAGGTCAAGTTCAAGGCCCGCTCCCTGAGGGAATTGATCATCAAGGGGGTCGTCACCGAGCAGGAGGGGAAGGAATTTGAGGATGCCCTCGAATACCTGTGGCGCATCCGCAACGAACTCCACTATCTCTCTTCGCGCAAGACCGATCAGCTGAATTTCGACCAGCAGGAGTCGATCGCCCGTTTCCTGGGCTATCAGGACAACAAGAAGGCTCTGGCCGTGGAGCAGTTCATGCAGAACTACTACGCCCACGCCACCTTCGTCGAACACATCTCCTCCTTGCTGGTCACCAAGGCGACCATACAGGATGAACCCAACTCGCGTATTCTCGGATATCTGACCAGGCGCACCGTCGACACCGGGTTCTACATTCTGCGGGGAGAACTGCGCGTCAGTCAGGCCGATCTTTTTGAACGGGATCCGGCAAAAATGATGAAGGCCTTTCTCCTTTCCCAGCGCCACGGCGTTCCCATGAGTGTCCCGCTCAAGGGGATGATCCGGGACAACCTGCACCGGATCAACGACCGGGTCCGCCGCAGCCGGGAGATGACCGAGGGTTTTCTTGAAATCCTGCGCAACTACAAGGGGGTGATGGAGGTCCTGCGGGACATGCACCACCTGCAGTTCATGAACCACTTCATCCCCGAATTCGGTCACATTTATTGCAAGGTGCAGCACGACGCCTACCATATCTACACCGTCGACGTCCATTCCCTCTTCGCCGCCGAGGAAATTGTCAAGCTGTGGCGCGGCGATTACCGGGAAAAGAAACCGCTGCTCACCCAGGTCGCCAACGACATCGAAAAACGCGACCTGATGCTTCTGGCTGTGCTGCTGCACGATATCGGCAAGGGGGAGGGGAAGGATCACTGCAACAAGGGGGCGGATCTGGTGCCGACCATCGCCCGCCGCCTCGGCCTTAACAAGGAGGACAGCCAGCGCCTGGAGTTTCTGGTGCGCAACCATCTGGTGATGGCCCACATCTCCCAGCGCCGCGACCTTCACGACGACAAGCTGATCCTGCAGTTCGCCCGGAACATGGGGATGAGCGAAAACATCAAGATGCTCTACCTGCTGACCTTTGCCGATATCAAGGCGGTGGGGCCGGATGTCTGGTCCGAGTGGAAGGGGCTCCTACTCCAGGAACTCTACGAAAAGGCCTACGCCATCCTCGAACGGGGGAACTTTCAGCTCGAGGTGCGTTCGGAAAAGGTGCGCAACCGCAAGCGCAAGGTCGTTTCCCTCATTGAAGAGGAATTCGGTGCCAAGACCGTCAAGGACGTCATCAAGGTCATGAGCACCCGCTACATCCTCTCCCACCGCTCGGCGGAAATCGCCGAGCACGTCCGCTTGCTGCTGAGCCGCCGCAACCGGACCCTGGCGATGAAGGTGGAGCATGAGCCGGCCGGGGAGTTCACCCAGTTGACGATTTCGACCCTCGACGTCCCCGGGCTCTTCTCCATGATCACCGGGGTGATGGCCGCCAGCGGCATCAACATCCTCGGCGCCCAGATCTACACCCAGAGCAGCGGCGTGGCCATCGACATCCTCCACGTCCGCAGCCAGAGCGGAGAGATCATTGCCGACGAGAGCAAATGGCGGAAAGTCGAGGAGACCCTGACCGCCGTCATCGAAGGGCGGCTGCGGATCGACGAGCTGGTGAAGGCCCGGCAGCGTCCGAGCTTCCTCGTCGATCGTCCCCGTCCCCGTTTCCCCAACCGGGTGGAGATCGACAACGAGATTTCCGAGGAGTACACGGTCATCGACATCTACGCCCACGACAAGGTCGGACTCCTCTATAACATCACCGACACTCTGCGGGGCCTCGGGTTGTATATCGGAGTTTCGAAGATTTCCACCAAGGTCGATCAGGTTACGGACACCTTCTACATCCAGGATATCTTCGGCCAGAAGGTCACCCTTCCGGAGAAGGTCGAAGAACTGCGTTCCCGGCTCCTGGCATCCCTCGATGCCGATTGA
- a CDS encoding N-acetylmuramoyl-L-alanine amidase yields the protein MLLFSLLCLSCAGPVVAAGAEQAYRKATESHQRLMGSAKKQQHRDQWLAVLDRFTAVVEMAPGSSTAADALFMAAQTCEGLYRVSWVKNDARRAVELYLNLARQHGESSLADDALARAAEIEETVFKEKGEAYRHYAQIVEGYPRGDQAAAARIRLKALSDHAPPSPPAASPVAAVRGGGELTGLRIWSNAGYTRIVLDLSRAAEFTANVLPANPATGSEPRLYVDIAGSAAPQLLSEVTTVEDGLLRRIRTGVPGENRVRVVFDLVSFGDYKVFPLEDPYRIVVDITGSGAPEIRSADAELRSLPPAPQDGIGRILDQAPAERPLKIHIPEGQKNGKLRRIVVDAGHGGKDPGAVGVSGVLEKDVTLAMAKVLARRLEQAFGCEVLLSRNGDVYLPLEERTGFANKVGADLFISIHANASTNHNAYGVETYYLNFSKNEQAMAVAARENGTTLKQVGDLELILFDLMANSKINESSRLAAEIQKSLVEKLGRHYKNIKDLGVRQGPFHVLLGATMPSVLVEAAFLSNSREEGRLTDNKFHERTADAIISGVRNFANALEMMAAR from the coding sequence TTGCTCCTATTTTCTCTCCTCTGCCTCTCCTGCGCCGGGCCCGTCGTGGCGGCCGGTGCCGAGCAGGCCTACAGGAAGGCCACCGAGAGCCATCAGCGGTTGATGGGCTCGGCCAAGAAGCAGCAGCACCGGGACCAGTGGCTGGCCGTTCTCGACCGTTTCACCGCCGTCGTCGAGATGGCGCCCGGATCGAGTACCGCCGCCGACGCCCTCTTTATGGCGGCGCAAACCTGCGAAGGTCTCTATCGGGTCTCCTGGGTGAAAAACGATGCCCGGCGCGCCGTGGAACTCTACCTCAACCTCGCCCGGCAGCACGGCGAAAGCTCCCTGGCCGACGACGCCCTGGCCCGGGCGGCGGAGATCGAGGAAACCGTTTTCAAGGAGAAGGGTGAGGCCTACCGGCACTACGCGCAAATCGTCGAGGGTTATCCCCGGGGGGATCAGGCGGCCGCCGCCCGAATTCGGCTGAAGGCCCTGTCCGACCACGCCCCTCCGTCGCCGCCGGCCGCCTCTCCGGTCGCCGCGGTGAGAGGGGGAGGGGAGCTGACCGGACTGCGCATCTGGTCCAACGCCGGATACACGCGCATCGTTCTCGATTTGAGCCGGGCGGCGGAATTCACCGCCAATGTTCTCCCGGCCAATCCCGCCACCGGCAGCGAGCCGCGTCTCTATGTCGACATCGCCGGCAGTGCGGCACCCCAGCTCCTCTCGGAAGTGACCACCGTCGAGGACGGCCTTCTGCGCCGGATTCGCACCGGGGTTCCGGGGGAGAACCGGGTCCGGGTCGTCTTCGATCTGGTGAGCTTCGGCGACTACAAGGTCTTTCCTCTGGAGGATCCCTATCGCATCGTCGTCGACATCACCGGCTCCGGGGCCCCGGAGATTCGCTCCGCCGATGCCGAACTGCGCAGCCTCCCCCCCGCACCTCAGGATGGGATCGGACGCATACTCGATCAGGCTCCCGCCGAACGTCCCCTGAAGATCCATATCCCCGAGGGGCAAAAGAATGGAAAGCTGCGGCGGATCGTCGTCGATGCCGGGCACGGCGGCAAGGATCCCGGCGCCGTCGGTGTCAGCGGCGTCCTGGAAAAGGACGTCACTCTGGCCATGGCCAAGGTTCTGGCGCGGCGCCTCGAGCAGGCCTTCGGATGCGAAGTTCTGTTGAGCCGCAACGGCGACGTCTACCTTCCTCTCGAGGAGCGCACCGGTTTTGCCAACAAGGTCGGGGCCGATCTCTTTATCTCGATTCACGCCAACGCCAGCACCAATCACAACGCCTACGGCGTGGAGACCTACTATCTCAACTTCTCAAAAAACGAGCAGGCGATGGCTGTGGCCGCCCGGGAAAACGGCACAACCCTCAAACAGGTCGGCGACCTGGAACTGATCCTCTTTGATCTGATGGCCAACTCCAAAATCAACGAATCGAGCCGCCTGGCGGCGGAGATTCAGAAATCGTTGGTGGAAAAGCTCGGTCGACACTACAAAAACATCAAGGATCTCGGTGTGCGCCAGGGCCCCTTTCACGTCCTCCTCGGGGCGACCATGCCCTCGGTGCTGGTCGAGGCGGCCTTCCTCAGCAACAGCCGTGAAGAAGGTCGACTCACCGACAACAAGTTTCATGAACGGACCGCCGACGCCATTATCAGCGGCGTCCGCAATTTTGCCAATGCTCTGGAGATGATGGCCGCCCGATGA